One Syntrophorhabdales bacterium DNA segment encodes these proteins:
- a CDS encoding SDR family NAD(P)-dependent oxidoreductase, with translation MKLRGRVVIVTGASRGLGKAMALGLAREGANVVVAARTEEPLESGLEGTIHQTAEEIKGLGGSCLAVKCDVTSEEQVESMVGMARREFGTVDTLINNAGVAFRAPVWEVPLKRWELVLRVNVTGSFICTKAVLPIMMKQKAGSIILLSSVQAQSRGSVPSGLAYGVSKAALERMTYGLATELGKFNIAVNCIKPKGSVETEGMRFLNPDADWSRWDTPEKIVKAVLFLAGQDATGVTGVVANDEELCAWHGL, from the coding sequence ATGAAACTGAGAGGAAGAGTCGTAATAGTAACTGGCGCCAGCAGAGGCCTTGGCAAGGCCATGGCTCTTGGTTTGGCTAGAGAGGGCGCTAACGTGGTCGTTGCTGCTCGCACTGAGGAGCCGCTTGAGAGTGGGCTGGAAGGCACGATCCACCAGACCGCGGAGGAAATAAAAGGTCTGGGAGGTTCCTGTCTTGCGGTCAAGTGCGATGTGACCAGCGAAGAGCAGGTAGAGAGCATGGTTGGTATGGCAAGAAGAGAGTTCGGCACCGTAGACACGCTTATCAACAACGCAGGGGTAGCCTTCCGAGCACCTGTGTGGGAGGTGCCACTCAAGCGCTGGGAGCTTGTCCTGCGTGTTAATGTCACCGGCAGCTTTATCTGCACAAAAGCTGTTCTCCCCATTATGATGAAACAGAAGGCGGGAAGCATCATTCTGCTTTCATCCGTGCAGGCGCAATCCAGAGGGTCGGTCCCGTCAGGCCTGGCCTACGGAGTTTCGAAGGCGGCACTGGAGCGCATGACGTACGGCCTCGCCACCGAGCTGGGGAAGTTTAACATCGCAGTGAACTGTATCAAGCCTAAGGGCTCGGTCGAAACAGAAGGGATGAGGTTTCTCAATCCTGACGCCGACTGGTCCCGGTGGGACACGCCTGAAAAGATAGTCAAAGCGGTCCTCTTTCTTGCTGGGCAGGATGCTACCGGTGTAACCGGCGTCGTCGCAAATGACGAAGAGCTCTGCGCGTGGCATGGGCTTTAA
- a CDS encoding ABC transporter ATP-binding protein, translating to MSFLSVRNLSKSFGGLIVIQNLSFELGEGEILGVIGPNGSGKTTLFNLITGFLSADGGEVQFCGENVTSRRPSTVCKSGITRTFQIVKPFLRLTALENVMAGRAYGREPARNMKEATKEAEEILAFTGISRKQHIAAQHLNLIDRKRLEIARALATKPKLLLLDEVFAGLNHTEIEQALSLVSRIKELGITMMIVEHVIRVILGVSSKVIVLSSGQKIFEGSPHDAVADKGVIEAYLGEDFHA from the coding sequence ATGTCCTTCTTGAGTGTACGCAACCTTTCCAAGTCTTTCGGCGGCCTCATTGTTATCCAGAATCTCAGCTTTGAGCTTGGCGAAGGAGAAATCCTCGGTGTCATTGGGCCGAACGGCTCGGGGAAGACTACGCTTTTCAATCTCATTACAGGATTCCTCAGTGCAGATGGGGGTGAGGTGCAATTCTGCGGTGAGAACGTAACCAGTAGGAGGCCCTCGACCGTCTGCAAATCGGGCATCACGCGCACGTTTCAGATCGTGAAACCATTTCTCCGCTTGACCGCGCTGGAAAATGTCATGGCAGGCAGAGCGTACGGAAGAGAACCGGCACGCAACATGAAGGAGGCGACAAAAGAGGCAGAAGAGATACTCGCCTTTACCGGGATCAGCAGGAAACAACATATCGCTGCCCAGCACCTGAATCTTATCGACAGAAAAAGATTGGAAATTGCCCGCGCTCTGGCCACGAAACCTAAATTGCTACTCCTTGATGAAGTTTTTGCAGGGCTGAACCACACTGAGATTGAACAGGCGCTCTCGCTTGTTTCCAGGATAAAAGAGCTTGGCATCACGATGATGATCGTCGAGCACGTGATTAGGGTCATTCTCGGGGTGTCGAGCAAGGTGATCGTGCTCAGTTCGGGTCAGAAAATTTTTGAAGGATCACCGCACGACGCAGTGGCCGACAAAGGCGTAATAGAGGCTTACCTGGGGGAAGACTTCCATGCTTGA
- a CDS encoding ABC transporter ATP-binding protein codes for MLEVRDVDVTYGDIQALWGVSFTVKRGELVALVGSNGAGKSTILRTLSGVQRPRKGSITIEGVRSDTVEPHKVVDLGVALVPEGRRLFRDMTIMENLELGGYIGRARKVKEDHLEWVFTMFPVLKQRMRQLAGTLSGGEQQMLAIARGLMSDPKLLLVDELSLGLAPIIVKNIYTTLKEINKSRNVTILVVEQNVRLALEVADRAYVIENGRITMEGSGKELLASEEIKSAYLAVG; via the coding sequence ATGCTTGAAGTCAGGGACGTAGACGTAACCTATGGCGATATACAGGCGCTTTGGGGAGTCTCCTTCACCGTCAAAAGGGGAGAGCTGGTAGCCCTGGTCGGTTCAAACGGGGCAGGCAAGTCAACGATATTGCGTACCCTGTCCGGTGTGCAAAGGCCTCGGAAGGGAAGCATAACCATTGAAGGGGTACGGTCGGATACGGTGGAGCCTCACAAGGTCGTCGATCTCGGCGTCGCACTGGTGCCGGAAGGGAGAAGACTTTTCCGCGACATGACCATCATGGAGAATCTGGAACTCGGCGGCTACATCGGCAGGGCTCGGAAGGTCAAAGAAGATCACCTTGAATGGGTCTTTACCATGTTCCCTGTCCTCAAGCAACGGATGCGGCAGCTTGCGGGGACCTTGAGTGGTGGAGAGCAACAGATGTTGGCCATAGCGCGAGGACTCATGTCAGATCCCAAGCTGCTTCTGGTAGACGAACTTTCGCTGGGGTTGGCACCGATCATAGTCAAGAATATCTACACCACGCTCAAGGAGATAAATAAATCGAGAAACGTGACTATCCTGGTAGTCGAACAGAACGTACGGTTGGCGCTCGAAGTGGCGGACAGGGCCTATGTGATAGAGAACGGGCGTATAACCATGGAAGGGTCGGGGAAAGAGCTTCTGGCCAGTGAAGAGATCAAGAGCGCATACCTGGCGGTAGGATAA
- a CDS encoding branched-chain amino acid ABC transporter permease: MAGLLQILIYGIFSGALYGLVALGLSLVFGVMNYLNVAHGALIMLASYAALWICYYLRFDPFLSLILVVPIFFVIGWVLFMGLFQRLLALPETEKIKNSLLISFGILLICSNGATMLWTADERAIATSYTGKVIDLMGVRIPYIGLASVLLAVIVVLAVHLFLTRTYFGKAIRGVSQDYEAAAWMGINTKKVCLASFAIGVALAGFPGVVIALQSFNPIVSFDLTNKALIVLVLAGVGSLRGVLIGGLLLGIVEAASVFFVGVAYREVVGLLLFVLVLMFRPQGLGGRKS; encoded by the coding sequence ATGGCAGGTCTGTTACAGATTCTCATCTACGGTATTTTCAGTGGCGCTTTGTATGGTCTGGTCGCCCTGGGACTCTCACTCGTGTTCGGGGTGATGAATTATTTGAACGTGGCGCACGGCGCTCTCATCATGCTGGCATCCTATGCTGCGCTGTGGATCTGTTACTACCTCCGTTTTGATCCTTTCCTCTCGCTTATTCTTGTCGTGCCAATCTTTTTTGTCATCGGCTGGGTACTCTTCATGGGGTTGTTTCAGCGCCTTCTCGCCCTGCCCGAGACTGAAAAGATAAAAAATTCGCTGCTCATTTCATTCGGCATTCTGCTTATCTGCTCCAATGGTGCAACCATGCTCTGGACGGCGGACGAGCGGGCGATAGCCACCAGCTATACGGGAAAAGTGATTGACCTCATGGGTGTGCGCATTCCGTACATCGGGCTTGCGTCAGTATTGCTTGCCGTGATCGTGGTACTCGCTGTACATCTTTTTTTGACGCGGACCTATTTCGGCAAAGCGATCAGGGGTGTATCGCAGGACTACGAAGCAGCAGCGTGGATGGGTATCAACACGAAGAAGGTTTGCCTGGCGTCCTTCGCGATCGGCGTTGCACTGGCAGGATTTCCCGGTGTGGTTATCGCCTTGCAGAGCTTTAACCCCATTGTATCTTTCGATTTGACAAACAAGGCGCTCATTGTCCTCGTTCTTGCCGGTGTCGGAAGTCTGCGCGGCGTGCTCATTGGAGGATTGCTGCTCGGCATAGTAGAAGCTGCGAGCGTCTTTTTCGTGGGAGTCGCCTACAGGGAGGTCGTAGGGCTCCTCCTGTTCGTGCTAGTCCTGATGTTCCGGCCGCAAGGATTGGGGGGTCGAAAATCGTGA
- a CDS encoding branched-chain amino acid ABC transporter permease: MKGKLAITALLLLMIVTPLVIKSEYLLNLLILICLYAILSHSWNILGGYCGQISLGHATFFGAGALTFRYLWLGGVSYYLALPAGALASLVLASAIGFPSFKMKGHYFSIGTLALAMIALITVQNLLPGVSFITEACLKEYSLMTIYYLALGVAALTVFAVYALSRSKLGLAMISVREDEDAAEAIGINTFKYKVAAMSISTVVAGFAGGIFAFYCGTYYHYAPFELGWSFDPLLIAFIGGAGTVAGPVIGSVVFVLLKELFAASLGQVNVLIFGIVFIVTVLFLPKGLVGIAGIVRKQKNAGRPLSSDERHA, encoded by the coding sequence GTGAAGGGCAAACTCGCAATTACAGCCTTGCTGCTTCTGATGATAGTTACGCCGCTCGTGATCAAGAGCGAGTATCTACTCAATCTTCTGATCCTTATCTGTCTTTACGCGATACTCTCGCACAGCTGGAACATCCTCGGAGGCTACTGCGGTCAGATCAGCCTTGGCCATGCTACGTTTTTCGGTGCCGGCGCGCTCACGTTCCGCTACTTGTGGCTTGGGGGCGTCTCTTACTATCTTGCTCTGCCCGCGGGTGCGCTCGCGTCACTTGTTCTTGCTTCAGCCATTGGCTTCCCGTCGTTTAAAATGAAAGGACATTATTTTTCCATCGGAACTCTCGCGCTCGCCATGATTGCGCTTATTACGGTGCAGAACCTGCTTCCGGGCGTGAGCTTTATCACGGAAGCGTGTCTGAAGGAATATAGCCTTATGACCATCTACTACCTTGCGCTTGGAGTAGCGGCACTTACTGTGTTTGCGGTATACGCGCTTTCCCGATCGAAGCTTGGGCTTGCGATGATCTCTGTGCGAGAGGACGAGGATGCGGCTGAGGCGATAGGAATCAATACCTTCAAGTATAAAGTGGCGGCGATGAGCATCAGTACAGTTGTCGCAGGGTTTGCCGGAGGGATTTTCGCCTTCTACTGTGGAACCTATTACCACTATGCTCCCTTTGAGCTGGGCTGGTCCTTCGATCCCCTGCTGATCGCATTCATAGGTGGGGCTGGCACGGTTGCCGGGCCGGTTATCGGATCGGTTGTTTTTGTGCTGCTGAAGGAATTGTTTGCCGCAAGCCTTGGGCAGGTGAATGTACTCATCTTCGGTATCGTATTTATTGTCACCGTGCTTTTTCTGCCGAAGGGCCTGGTAGGCATAGCGGGGATCGTCAGAAAGCAGAAGAACGCAGGACGTCCGCTAAGCTCGGACGAGCGTCACGCGTAG
- a CDS encoding amino acid ABC transporter substrate-binding protein, producing MKQVSGLKCLLFVAGITLVALGLTVAPVMAAEPAPSAIKVGAVIALTGRMAAGGKDVKAGYDLAVKDINAAGGIMVKEYGKKLPLDVMIVDDESDPVKTATRLDKLSSVDKVVAYLSGFSSDLNVVGMAAAEKNKVPWIGVTIAVEAPFNSGYKWVFAPFSMSHDQVKAFFDLLDSIPADQRPKKIGHLELNVDWGNECGKYVREMAKQRGYQLVVDQKYAPPTNDFSSAILALKSAGAEAVFSVPAPPQSIVMVKQMKELNYAPKVTCLIRGPDLSTYWEAMGKDAAYIISDGNWDETMTYPGNKKMVDQYKAANPGVENIGIPVGAGYAAVQVLANAIERAGSLDRQKIRDAIAKTDMMTIRGPIKFRANGTAVIEYGLRQWQNGKNVLIWPPSAAKAKLMLAPPWDKR from the coding sequence ATGAAGCAGGTGAGTGGTTTGAAGTGTCTGTTATTTGTTGCCGGGATAACCCTCGTTGCGCTGGGATTGACTGTGGCCCCGGTAATGGCAGCGGAACCCGCGCCCTCAGCGATCAAAGTGGGTGCGGTGATCGCCCTCACAGGGCGTATGGCAGCGGGAGGTAAGGACGTCAAAGCAGGGTACGACCTTGCCGTCAAAGACATTAATGCGGCGGGCGGTATTATGGTCAAGGAGTACGGAAAGAAGCTACCTCTTGACGTGATGATCGTGGACGATGAATCCGACCCGGTGAAGACTGCGACCAGGCTGGACAAACTCAGCTCAGTAGACAAGGTGGTTGCTTATCTTAGCGGATTCTCGAGTGACTTGAACGTGGTGGGCATGGCTGCTGCAGAGAAGAATAAGGTTCCCTGGATCGGCGTGACGATTGCCGTTGAGGCTCCTTTCAATTCCGGCTACAAGTGGGTCTTCGCGCCATTTTCCATGTCGCATGACCAGGTCAAGGCATTTTTTGACCTGCTCGATTCAATACCCGCTGACCAGAGACCGAAGAAGATCGGCCATTTGGAATTGAACGTGGACTGGGGCAACGAGTGCGGCAAATATGTGAGAGAGATGGCGAAGCAGAGAGGCTATCAGCTGGTCGTCGATCAGAAATACGCTCCCCCGACGAATGATTTTTCTTCGGCCATTCTGGCGTTGAAGTCGGCCGGCGCAGAAGCGGTCTTCAGCGTGCCTGCACCGCCGCAGTCCATCGTGATGGTGAAGCAGATGAAAGAGCTCAATTATGCGCCAAAAGTCACCTGTCTGATCAGGGGGCCTGATCTGAGCACGTACTGGGAGGCAATGGGAAAAGATGCGGCCTACATTATTTCGGACGGCAACTGGGACGAGACGATGACCTATCCCGGCAATAAAAAAATGGTCGATCAGTACAAGGCGGCGAACCCCGGAGTCGAGAATATCGGTATTCCCGTCGGCGCCGGATACGCGGCCGTGCAGGTTCTGGCAAACGCCATTGAAAGAGCGGGATCGCTCGACAGGCAGAAGATTAGGGATGCGATTGCCAAGACCGATATGATGACCATCAGGGGTCCTATCAAGTTCAGGGCAAACGGCACTGCCGTTATCGAGTATGGTCTCAGACAATGGCAGAACGGGAAGAACGTGCTCATCTGGCCGCCGAGCGCCGCGAAGGCCAAGTTAATGCTTGCCCCGCCATGGGACAAACGGTAG
- a CDS encoding tripartite tricarboxylate transporter TctB family protein, with amino-acid sequence MNRRDLLAGLFWLAVAVFVAIQSFKSDLGSLHSPGPGFLPFWSSVVLGVLSITLTIGAGLKKTRKDKLLDLWRGLDWGKVFLILFALFLYPLLLPLVGYLIMTFVLIAYLLFVGIRSKLWIDIATAVAITLVSYLIFYTLLDVKLPKGMLGL; translated from the coding sequence ATGAACCGTCGTGACCTGTTGGCTGGTCTTTTCTGGCTCGCTGTTGCCGTGTTTGTTGCCATTCAGTCATTCAAGAGTGATCTCGGCTCACTCCATTCGCCGGGTCCCGGATTTCTCCCCTTCTGGTCATCCGTAGTTCTGGGTGTGCTTTCGATTACGCTCACGATCGGTGCAGGCCTCAAGAAGACACGCAAAGATAAGCTCTTGGATCTCTGGAGAGGCCTTGATTGGGGGAAGGTTTTCCTGATTCTGTTCGCTCTTTTCCTTTATCCTCTTCTGCTCCCTTTAGTGGGATACCTCATCATGACGTTCGTACTTATCGCATACCTGCTCTTTGTCGGGATACGCTCAAAGCTGTGGATAGACATAGCCACTGCTGTGGCAATCACGCTGGTAAGCTATCTCATTTTTTATACGCTGCTGGATGTCAAACTGCCGAAGGGGATGCTCGGGCTCTAG